GGCATACAGCTTCAGAAGTTAACCCTTTGCATCTCTACCCCGCCCGTGTAAAGTAGTGCCCTCGAAGGGGAGTAGTTCACACCCATATTTTATGGCGATGAGTGGTCGACATACTGGCGAAAGCCCGGCCACCAGCTCACAGCGTTGAGCGAACGAGACCTTCTGCCCGTATTCCTCGTGTCGGGCAGGAACTCTCCCGGCACCCGTTTTGCATAAGGTCTCGCAATGACAAATCATGCAAAAGAGCAGAAGATCATTGAACGCTTCCTGCTCTTGTCCATCGCTGCTGCAATTTTGACTATCGCGCTGAAAAGCGGCGCGGCTATTCTTACCGGCTCGGTGGGTTTCCTTTCGGATGCCCTAGAGTCCGGTGTTAACCTCATCGCGGCGGTCGTGGCGCTTATCGCTATCCGTATTGCCGCAAAGCCTGCCGATGCCAACCACAACTTTGGCCACGGCAAGTCCGAGTATGTCTCGGCTCTGGTGGAAGGTGCCATGATTTTCGTGGCCGCCGCCTTGATCATTTACACGGCTATTGGTCGTCTTTTAGATCCCACTCCCCTGGAGCAAGTCGGTGTGGGTCTGTTCCTGTCCATCGTGGCAACGCTGATTAACTTGGGCGTGGGCTTGGCTTTGCTCCGGGCGGGCAAGCACTATCGCTCGGCGGCGCTTAATGCCGATGGACATCATTTACTAACGGATGTCTGGACCACCGTCGGCGTCGTCGCCGGCATCGCAGCGGTCGCTCTCACCGGATGGGTGTGGCTGGACCCAGTTATCGCGCTGCTGGTTGGCGTCAACATTTTGTGGATGGGATATAAGCTGCTCAAGTCTTCGTTGAGCAATCTCATTAGTGAGGCTCTTCCGCCGGAGGACGTGGATGTTCTCAAGCACGTGCTTGCCAAGTTTGAAGCGCAGCACGGCGTGGGCATTGAGGACCTGCGCACTGTGGCCTCTGGCCGTCAGCGGCTGGTGTATCTGACCATGACGGTGCCTGGTGATTGGACTGTTGAGTACGCGCATGAGCTTGCTGACGCCCTCGAAGCCGCCATCCTTGACGCCCTGCCCAACTCCGAGTCCATGGTCCATACTGAGCCGCGCACGTTGGCCACTACTTAGGCGCTTCTCGGCAGCACACCAATCTGCACGCCGGCACGGTCAAAGACCTGTAGCGTTTCACCCTGCCGGCGTGCGGACGCTGCGGCCTGGAGCCACGTGTCCATGCCCTCGCAGTACATCATCGTGGACACCATCTGGTGGAAGTAAATAACACCGTCCTCCAGCGTCCACTTCCTCATCAGCCGATTACATCCATCACTGCCAACCACCGTTCCATCGGCGGCAAACTGCAGGTGCGGCTCGCCTGGTTCCGGACTGCCCCACGTGCCTTCAAATGAGTCCATGTTCTCCGTGCTGTTCATGGCTCAAGCCTAGGCAACAAACAAGCTCCCCCGCCGCAGCGAGGGAGCCGTATAAGTGTGAAAATGGGTAGACACCCCGCGCGCGCTGTTCGAAACTCGGGGGGGATTCTCGAATGGGGCAGGGTGTCTACTGATAACTACTATAGCACCGCTTTGAAGATGCGCAAGCCCTTGCCCAAATATTGATTCTTAAAAGCCTAGAGAATTTCCATATCCGCAGGTAACTGAGTTGAATATAACTTGGAACCTAACGCGCCACAACGAAGCCTAAACAGGATCCACCACCTCACCCAAGCGCGAACAATCATCAATACCATCCCCCGGTAAAGTCTTTGCCAATGCAACCATTCGCCCCAATCAACTTCTAGGAGCACGACATGAGCACTGAGTTCAACAGCAGCAACATCGCAGAGATGAACCCGATCACCTTGTACGAAGTACTCAAACTGCGCACCGATGTCTTCGTCGTAGAGCAGAACTGCCCCTACCCTGAGCTCGACGGCCGCGACCTCGAGCCCGACTGCGAACTCATCTGGGCCACTGTCGACGGCGAACTTGCCGGCACTACCCGCATTCTCCACGACGACGACGCTCTACGAATCGGCCGCGTTGTCGCCTCCCCGAATCACCGAGGCACCGGCATCGCCCGCGAACTCTTCGCTTACACCCTGGACCGATGCAAGCAGCTAGACCCCAACTCCAAGGTGGTGCTCGATGCCCAAGCACCTCTACAAAAATGGTACGGCTCCTTCGGCTTCACACCAGTCAGCGATGTCTTCCTCGAAGACGGCATCCTGCACATCACCATGGAGCTCTAGCCTCTCCGGACCACCTCTGCATGGACGCCAAGCTTGGCCCCAATATTTACCAACGCATCCAGGCGGAACTGGCTAATCTTTCCGTTCATTAGAGCAGACACTCGAGGTTGGGTCAGCCCCAGGTTAGCTACAGCATCTGACTGCTGCCAGCCCCGGCTCTTGATTTCATCGCGAATTGCGCGCATGAATTTTGCCCGCACCTTTAGATTTTCAGCTTCTTCAATGGTGTCAGAAATGTCGTCCCAAACATTCATCGGTATTCAACTCTCCTCTAATTCCCTCCAGCTTGCAGGTTTCGCCCCTGACTAGTTCAATTTCAAATTTTCCAGCTCGTCGCATTGATTTTCTAATTTAGAATCCCAGCCAAAGGTCAAACTCACAGCTAAAATGCATCACCAATATCCTGCCGCTCCGGAGAAAGACATTGGAGATCCTGCGCGGTTCCGGTTCGTCAACAATATCCGCCAAGCCTTTTAAGACATCCCAGTATTTAATTAATCCAACACAGTTAGGTTTTCCAACAGGGGCGACCGATCTGGAAAGTCTCTTCTAATTTACTTCGTTCTATTCCGCGTCGAAATTGTTCATCTCAGCAACTCCCTTGAAAACTCGCTGACACACGCTTCACGGCGACTTTTAACTGCCAACTCTTCAACCACCAAACGGCGAACTTTCTCAACTGCTTGGCCCGAATCAAACTAGTTGGGCGCATGTCAAATGGCTAATATAAGTTCATGTTCTTTTCAAGAAAACGTAAAACGCCTCACATAAAAGTTGATAAATCAAAATTGGAACGGGAAACCAAAAATCTGCCGGGCTTCTATAGGAAACTTTTCACAGAAAGTGGCCAATCTACTCAATTGGATACAGAGTCGATGCTGAGTGCTTACCATCAGCGAAACAAAGTTCATCAGAGTAAAAAGACCCCACCGAAAAATCCTCCCAATGGCAAGAGACTGGCCGAGCTCGATGTCCTACGGTCCGCCGAACTTGACTCGAACCGAGATTGGGATGACATAGACTACTACAAGGCTGGCATTCGCGGGATACAGCACTACCGTAAAGAGCAAGAACTCGCCGGAGTTTTGGGGGATTCCTATTTTGAGCTCAAAGCGGAACCCAGTAACCCATTCGACTCAAATGCTGTTGCAGTTGTCTCAAATGGACATCGGATTGGATACATAAGCGCCGCAATAGCACAGTTTTTCCAAGGCGTTGTACTCGGGTTCAAACAATCCGGTAAGAGGCTATACGTCCCAGGCAGGGTTGATAGGTTCGACTCAGGAATAGTTGTCTTACCCACAATTAGAAAAATTGATCAGATTGTCCAATCTGAAAGCTCTAAACCTATAGATGCGTTTTGGGAGTCTTTACCAACAGATTTGAGACAAAAGGTAATAGACAATCACTTCCATTTCGAGCGACAGAGCGCCAAAGCCCTGCTCGCTTATGCGAGCGCTTACCCCCTGTATGCCCCATACAATCGAAGATCACCTGAAGATTCTATCCCTTTAGTCTGGAACAGATTTCTGAGAGACCTCAGAATATCTCACAATGAATCCGTCATCCGACAACGGAAAAGCCGCAACCGTGAAATGATCCGACTGGCCGCAAATGGAATGTCGTACCGGGAGATTGGAGAAAAATTTGGACTTAAGCCCGCCACTGTTGGTCAGATTGTTCGTGAACTTCGACCTACGGACTTTGTGCCTAAAGAAAAGAAACGTAATTCAATTAAAAGCAGCCAATCCGGCAAATCAAAGCTTTCTATTAAGGATCAAGGTTTTTCCACTATTCAGGAAAGAAATGCTGCGATTATGCATTTGAATCAGGATGGCTATTCTCATCGCGAAATTGGTGAGCAAATGGGTTTGAAGAGAGACACCATTAAGAAAATAGTTCAGAACATGCGCAAAAATTCTTAGTAAAACGTCGAATCCCGATCAGCATGGGCACTATTTAGTCAGGAGTCTTATCACTTTACTCAAAACATTGAAAACGAAAATGGCGCCAGCATAGAATGTAAATATGCTGGCGCTTCGCGTACCCCGTACGGGATTTGAACCCGTGTTACCGCCGTGAGAGGGCGGCGTCCTAGGCCACTAGACGAACGGGGCATGTGCCTTTCGGACTAGCTAAGAATAAACTACCGATAACCTGCTAAACAAATTTGCAGGTTATCGGTAGTTTTATGCGTTTGAAGAATTGAAAATCCCGAATCATGTGTCTCAACTTGCGGTGCACTACGCTGCGGCCGGGGTGCGGATCGAATCAGTGGTTATTCCGCTTCTTATCTATAAGATAATGATTGGCCGGTTAGAACTGTGCTTGCTGAGGATGATTCGGGATGACGCTGTTCGCGTTGTGCA
This region of Corynebacterium casei LMG S-19264 genomic DNA includes:
- a CDS encoding META domain-containing protein is translated as MNSTENMDSFEGTWGSPEPGEPHLQFAADGTVVGSDGCNRLMRKWTLEDGVIYFHQMVSTMMYCEGMDTWLQAAASARRQGETLQVFDRAGVQIGVLPRSA
- a CDS encoding helix-turn-helix domain-containing protein; its protein translation is MNVWDDISDTIEEAENLKVRAKFMRAIRDEIKSRGWQQSDAVANLGLTQPRVSALMNGKISQFRLDALVNIGAKLGVHAEVVRRG
- a CDS encoding GNAT family N-acetyltransferase — translated: MSTEFNSSNIAEMNPITLYEVLKLRTDVFVVEQNCPYPELDGRDLEPDCELIWATVDGELAGTTRILHDDDALRIGRVVASPNHRGTGIARELFAYTLDRCKQLDPNSKVVLDAQAPLQKWYGSFGFTPVSDVFLEDGILHITMEL
- a CDS encoding cation diffusion facilitator family transporter, which codes for MTNHAKEQKIIERFLLLSIAAAILTIALKSGAAILTGSVGFLSDALESGVNLIAAVVALIAIRIAAKPADANHNFGHGKSEYVSALVEGAMIFVAAALIIYTAIGRLLDPTPLEQVGVGLFLSIVATLINLGVGLALLRAGKHYRSAALNADGHHLLTDVWTTVGVVAGIAAVALTGWVWLDPVIALLVGVNILWMGYKLLKSSLSNLISEALPPEDVDVLKHVLAKFEAQHGVGIEDLRTVASGRQRLVYLTMTVPGDWTVEYAHELADALEAAILDALPNSESMVHTEPRTLATT
- a CDS encoding HIRAN domain-containing protein, giving the protein MFFSRKRKTPHIKVDKSKLERETKNLPGFYRKLFTESGQSTQLDTESMLSAYHQRNKVHQSKKTPPKNPPNGKRLAELDVLRSAELDSNRDWDDIDYYKAGIRGIQHYRKEQELAGVLGDSYFELKAEPSNPFDSNAVAVVSNGHRIGYISAAIAQFFQGVVLGFKQSGKRLYVPGRVDRFDSGIVVLPTIRKIDQIVQSESSKPIDAFWESLPTDLRQKVIDNHFHFERQSAKALLAYASAYPLYAPYNRRSPEDSIPLVWNRFLRDLRISHNESVIRQRKSRNREMIRLAANGMSYREIGEKFGLKPATVGQIVRELRPTDFVPKEKKRNSIKSSQSGKSKLSIKDQGFSTIQERNAAIMHLNQDGYSHREIGEQMGLKRDTIKKIVQNMRKNS